Proteins co-encoded in one Odontesthes bonariensis isolate fOdoBon6 chromosome 24, fOdoBon6.hap1, whole genome shotgun sequence genomic window:
- the pak5 gene encoding serine/threonine-protein kinase PAK 5 isoform X2, producing the protein MFGKKKKRLEISAPSNFEHRVHTGFDPREQKFTGLPQQWQSLLADTANRPKPMVDPSYITPIQLAPMKTIVRGNRPPKDASINGLLEEFDNISVTRSNSLRKESPPGPHQAGTSSKPLGSGHPTAPEENGFNHYYSRYSCDLDTSRRDFSLDPGKPGLSIDGDWAVGRHYRFTKHNGHSHPIRSPFYPDAMPQKSDYGKLPPDYHTYLESKGRSADEVASTVGSGVGSSGYYRASVGGSSSQDYRDTSVGTPSRASLHSEQINYPDSEWSYSVLRDEYDKRPKSSYVTQTSPTPAIRQRSRSGSGLQEQNVPYAASGAFKNPPQAHPYSSYTYPRLSESLGNSQTLAKGDYERPSRDESPQVAGGSTCLRGPLKLPQSHAKPPGYPPVHLPYPPIFHHYKPSPYHHPPSQPSPPYTPQGAYSQPSSPYIPPGAYPPPSWGSSSDTQPSRVSHEQFRAALQLVVNPGDPREYLDNFIKIGEGSTGIVCIASEKHSGKQVAVKKMDLRKQQRRELLFNEVVIMRDYHHENVVDMYNSYLVGDELWVVMEFLEGGALTDIVTHTRMNEEQIATVCLSVLRALSYLHTQGVIHRDIKSDSILLTSDGRIKLSDFGFCAQVSKEVPKRKSLVGTPYWMAPEVISRLPYGTEVDIWSLGIMVIEMVDGEPPYFNEPPLQAMRRIRDNLPPRLKESHKVSSVLRSFLDLMLVREPSQRATAQELIQHPFLKLSGPPSCIVPLMRHYRHR; encoded by the exons ATGTttgggaagaagaagaaacggcTGGAGATCTCGGCTCCGTCTAACTTTGAGCACCGGGTCCACACGGGCTTCGACCCGCGGGAGCAGAAGTTCACCGGGCTGCCGCAGCAATGGCAGAGCCTGCTGGCGGACACTGCCAACCGCCCCAAGCCCATGGTGGACCCCTCTTACATCACCCCCATCCAGCTGGCACCAATGAAG ACTATTGTGCGAGGGAACCGGCCACCCAAAGATGCATCCATTAATGGCCTGCTGGAAGAGTTTGACAACATTTCAGTAACACGTTCCAACTCGCTGCGTAAAGAGAGCCCACCAGGCCCCCATCAGGCAGGAACCAGCTCCAAACCCTTGGGCAGTGGTCATCCCACTGCTCCAGAGGAGAATGGATTCAACCACTACTATTCCCGCTACTCATGTGACCTGGACACCTCCAGAAGGGACTTTTCTCTGGATCCTGGCAAGCCAGGCCTCTCCATAGATGGGGACTGGGCTGTTGGGAGGCACTATCGATTCACCAAACATAATGGCCACTCACATCCCATACGCAGTCCCTTCTACCCAGACGCCATGCCCCAAAAATCTGACTATGGCAAGCTCCCCCCAGACTACCACACCTACTTGGAGAGCAAAGGGCGCTCAGCGGACGAGGTGGCCTCTACAGTGGGGAGTGGAGTGGGCTCCAGTGGCTACTACCGTGCATCGGTGGGAGGCTCGTCCAGCCAGGACTACCGGGACACTTCAGTTGGCACACCATCTCGTGCCTCTCTTCACAGTGAGCAGATCAACTACCCAGACAGCGAGTGGAGCTACAGCGTTCTCCGGGACGAATACGACAAGAGACCCAAGAGCTCTTATGTGACCCAGACCAGCCCCACGCCGGCCATCAGGCAGCGATCTCGGTCTGGATCTGGGCTGCAGGAGCAAAATGTCCCGTATGCAGCCAGCGGAGCTTTCAAGAACCCACCACAGGCACACCCATATAGCTCCTACACCTACCCTCGCCTCTCCGAGAGTCTCGGTAACTCACAGACCCTAGCCAAG GGCGACTATGAGCGTCCATCTCGTGATGAAAGTCCCCAGGTTGCAGGTGGTAGCACCTGCCTCCGAGGGCCTCTTAAGCTACCTCAGAGCCATGCCAAACCGCCTGGCTACCCCCCGGTACACCTACCGTACCCCCCTATCTTTCACCATTACAAACCCTCACCCTACCATCATCCCCCTTCCCAGCCCAGCCCACCATACACCCCACAG GGGGCCTACTCACAGCCTTCATCGCCCTACATCCCCCCGGGGGCTTATCCTCCTCCTTCGTGGGGGTCGAGCTCTGACACTCAACCCTCCAGAGTCTCCCATGAGCAGTTCAGAGCTGCACTCCAGCTGGTGGTCAACCCAG GCGACCCTCGGGAATACCTGGACAACTTCATCAAGATCGGCGAGGGCTCCACGGGCATCGTGTGCATCGCCAGCGAGAAGCACAGCGGCAAGCAGGTGGCAGTGAAGAAGATGGACCTGAGAAAGCAGCAGAGGAGAGAGCTCCTCTTTAATGAG GTAGTGATCATGAGGGACTACCATCATGAAAATGTTGTGGACATGTACAACAGTTACCTGGTGGGAGACGAGCTGTGGGTTGTCATGGAGTTCCTCGAGGGTGGGGCACTCACCGACATTGTGACCCATACCAG GATGAATGAGGAGCAGATTGCTACCGTGTGTCTGTCGGTGCTGAGGGCTCTGTCCTACCTGCACACACAGGGCGTCATCCACCGTGACATAAAGAGCGACTCCATTCTCTTAACCAGTGATGGAAGG ATCAAGCTATCGGACTTTGGCTTTTGTGCCCAAGTTTCCAAAGAGGTACCCAAAAGGAAGTCTCTGGTGGGTACGCCCTACTGGATGGCACCCGAGGTCATCTCAAGACTACCTTATGGGACGGAG GTGGACATCTGGTCGTTGGGCATTATGGTGATTGAGATGGTGGACGGAGAACCCCCGTACTTTAACGAGCCCCCTCTGCAGGCCATGAGGAGGATACGAGACAACCTGCCCCCGCGGCTAAAAGAGTCGCACAAG GTGTCGTCTGTGCTGCGGTCCTTCCTGGACTTGATGCTGGTCAGGGAGCCTTCACAGAGAGCCACTGCCCAGGAACTCATTCAGCACCCCTTCCTCAAGCTGTCTGGACCCCCTTCCTGCATCGTCCCCCTCATGAGACACTACCGCCATCGCTGA
- the pak5 gene encoding serine/threonine-protein kinase PAK 5 isoform X1: MFGKKKKRLEISAPSNFEHRVHTGFDPREQKFTGLPQQWQSLLADTANRPKPMVDPSYITPIQLAPMKISPKKVRSSETPLPKTIVRGNRPPKDASINGLLEEFDNISVTRSNSLRKESPPGPHQAGTSSKPLGSGHPTAPEENGFNHYYSRYSCDLDTSRRDFSLDPGKPGLSIDGDWAVGRHYRFTKHNGHSHPIRSPFYPDAMPQKSDYGKLPPDYHTYLESKGRSADEVASTVGSGVGSSGYYRASVGGSSSQDYRDTSVGTPSRASLHSEQINYPDSEWSYSVLRDEYDKRPKSSYVTQTSPTPAIRQRSRSGSGLQEQNVPYAASGAFKNPPQAHPYSSYTYPRLSESLGNSQTLAKGDYERPSRDESPQVAGGSTCLRGPLKLPQSHAKPPGYPPVHLPYPPIFHHYKPSPYHHPPSQPSPPYTPQGAYSQPSSPYIPPGAYPPPSWGSSSDTQPSRVSHEQFRAALQLVVNPGDPREYLDNFIKIGEGSTGIVCIASEKHSGKQVAVKKMDLRKQQRRELLFNEVVIMRDYHHENVVDMYNSYLVGDELWVVMEFLEGGALTDIVTHTRMNEEQIATVCLSVLRALSYLHTQGVIHRDIKSDSILLTSDGRIKLSDFGFCAQVSKEVPKRKSLVGTPYWMAPEVISRLPYGTEVDIWSLGIMVIEMVDGEPPYFNEPPLQAMRRIRDNLPPRLKESHKVSSVLRSFLDLMLVREPSQRATAQELIQHPFLKLSGPPSCIVPLMRHYRHR, translated from the exons ATGTttgggaagaagaagaaacggcTGGAGATCTCGGCTCCGTCTAACTTTGAGCACCGGGTCCACACGGGCTTCGACCCGCGGGAGCAGAAGTTCACCGGGCTGCCGCAGCAATGGCAGAGCCTGCTGGCGGACACTGCCAACCGCCCCAAGCCCATGGTGGACCCCTCTTACATCACCCCCATCCAGCTGGCACCAATGAAG ATATCTCCCAAGAAAGTCCGGTCATCTGAAACGCCGTTGCCCAAA ACTATTGTGCGAGGGAACCGGCCACCCAAAGATGCATCCATTAATGGCCTGCTGGAAGAGTTTGACAACATTTCAGTAACACGTTCCAACTCGCTGCGTAAAGAGAGCCCACCAGGCCCCCATCAGGCAGGAACCAGCTCCAAACCCTTGGGCAGTGGTCATCCCACTGCTCCAGAGGAGAATGGATTCAACCACTACTATTCCCGCTACTCATGTGACCTGGACACCTCCAGAAGGGACTTTTCTCTGGATCCTGGCAAGCCAGGCCTCTCCATAGATGGGGACTGGGCTGTTGGGAGGCACTATCGATTCACCAAACATAATGGCCACTCACATCCCATACGCAGTCCCTTCTACCCAGACGCCATGCCCCAAAAATCTGACTATGGCAAGCTCCCCCCAGACTACCACACCTACTTGGAGAGCAAAGGGCGCTCAGCGGACGAGGTGGCCTCTACAGTGGGGAGTGGAGTGGGCTCCAGTGGCTACTACCGTGCATCGGTGGGAGGCTCGTCCAGCCAGGACTACCGGGACACTTCAGTTGGCACACCATCTCGTGCCTCTCTTCACAGTGAGCAGATCAACTACCCAGACAGCGAGTGGAGCTACAGCGTTCTCCGGGACGAATACGACAAGAGACCCAAGAGCTCTTATGTGACCCAGACCAGCCCCACGCCGGCCATCAGGCAGCGATCTCGGTCTGGATCTGGGCTGCAGGAGCAAAATGTCCCGTATGCAGCCAGCGGAGCTTTCAAGAACCCACCACAGGCACACCCATATAGCTCCTACACCTACCCTCGCCTCTCCGAGAGTCTCGGTAACTCACAGACCCTAGCCAAG GGCGACTATGAGCGTCCATCTCGTGATGAAAGTCCCCAGGTTGCAGGTGGTAGCACCTGCCTCCGAGGGCCTCTTAAGCTACCTCAGAGCCATGCCAAACCGCCTGGCTACCCCCCGGTACACCTACCGTACCCCCCTATCTTTCACCATTACAAACCCTCACCCTACCATCATCCCCCTTCCCAGCCCAGCCCACCATACACCCCACAG GGGGCCTACTCACAGCCTTCATCGCCCTACATCCCCCCGGGGGCTTATCCTCCTCCTTCGTGGGGGTCGAGCTCTGACACTCAACCCTCCAGAGTCTCCCATGAGCAGTTCAGAGCTGCACTCCAGCTGGTGGTCAACCCAG GCGACCCTCGGGAATACCTGGACAACTTCATCAAGATCGGCGAGGGCTCCACGGGCATCGTGTGCATCGCCAGCGAGAAGCACAGCGGCAAGCAGGTGGCAGTGAAGAAGATGGACCTGAGAAAGCAGCAGAGGAGAGAGCTCCTCTTTAATGAG GTAGTGATCATGAGGGACTACCATCATGAAAATGTTGTGGACATGTACAACAGTTACCTGGTGGGAGACGAGCTGTGGGTTGTCATGGAGTTCCTCGAGGGTGGGGCACTCACCGACATTGTGACCCATACCAG GATGAATGAGGAGCAGATTGCTACCGTGTGTCTGTCGGTGCTGAGGGCTCTGTCCTACCTGCACACACAGGGCGTCATCCACCGTGACATAAAGAGCGACTCCATTCTCTTAACCAGTGATGGAAGG ATCAAGCTATCGGACTTTGGCTTTTGTGCCCAAGTTTCCAAAGAGGTACCCAAAAGGAAGTCTCTGGTGGGTACGCCCTACTGGATGGCACCCGAGGTCATCTCAAGACTACCTTATGGGACGGAG GTGGACATCTGGTCGTTGGGCATTATGGTGATTGAGATGGTGGACGGAGAACCCCCGTACTTTAACGAGCCCCCTCTGCAGGCCATGAGGAGGATACGAGACAACCTGCCCCCGCGGCTAAAAGAGTCGCACAAG GTGTCGTCTGTGCTGCGGTCCTTCCTGGACTTGATGCTGGTCAGGGAGCCTTCACAGAGAGCCACTGCCCAGGAACTCATTCAGCACCCCTTCCTCAAGCTGTCTGGACCCCCTTCCTGCATCGTCCCCCTCATGAGACACTACCGCCATCGCTGA